The following coding sequences are from one Triplophysa dalaica isolate WHDGS20190420 chromosome 12, ASM1584641v1, whole genome shotgun sequence window:
- the ppox gene encoding protoporphyrinogen oxidase produces the protein MQKIVAVVGGGIGGLSACHHLSKSPNVSKVVLLEGSGRYGGWLNSTRRDDGAVFEHGPRGVRPAGAVGWNALNMVSELGLESEILFVTKDHVASKNRFLYVNGQLHKMPSGFGGLLRTISPFSRPIIHTVLKEMLVSKGKDKDESVHAFVSRRLSPELADIAIDSMCRGVFAGDCRQLSVRSCFPPLYKAERARGSIVLGMLMGSGGGGPNVVPSELAKRASEESWSQWSLKRGMQTLPEALENSLRRQERVEVHHNTLVNSLTLQGGVWEIKLEDGSTLKADHLISTLPASVLASVLPPTAQPLTEQLRSIASATVAVVNLEYEGFVLPVTGFGHLVPSSEDPGLLGVVYDSVSFPQHNRNGGATTRLTVMMGGAWFEQAFGNLHEVTQQTVLDRATAAVASHLGVTSPPVWSLVSILKDCIPQYHLGHWKRLEKMRQYISKNNLPLTLAGASYDGVSVNDVIFSGRTAAEGLVGKI, from the exons ATGCAGAAGATTGTAGCAGTGGTCGGTGGGGGGATCGGGGGTCTGTCTGCCTGCCACCATCTCAGCAAGAGTCCTAATGTCTCCAAG GTGGTGCTCCTGGAGGGAAGTGGGAGGTATGGAGGTTGGTTGAACTCCACACGGAGAGATGATGGAGCGGTGTTTGAACACGGACCCCGAGGGGTGAGACCTGCGGGAGCTGTCGGCTGGAACGCTTTGAATATG GTGTCTGAGTTAGGTCTCGAGTCTGAAATCCTGTTTGTTACAAAAGACCACGTGGCTTCCAAGAACCGGTTCCTGTATGTGAATGGACAACTGCACAAGATGCCTTCAGGATTCGG CGGACTTCTGCGCACCATCTCTCCCTTCTCCCGTCCCATCATTCATACCGTTCTGAAGGAGATGCTAGTCAGTAAAGGAAAGGACAAGGACGAATCTGTTCATGCTTTTGTGTCCAGGCGTCTGAGTCCCGAG TTAGCAGATATAGCTATAGACAGTATGTGTAGAGGAGTGTTTGCTGGTGACTGCAGGCAGTTAAGTGTGAGATCTTGCTTTCCGCCTCTTTATAAAGCAGAGCGGGCACGGGGCTCCATTGTTCTGGGAATGTTGATGGGTTCAG GTGGTGGTGGTCCTAATGTAGTCCCTTCTGAGTTGGCCAAGAGAGCATCAGAAGAGTCATGGAGCCAGTGGTCTCTGAAGAGAGGCATGCAGACACTTCCTGAAGCCTTGGAGAACTCTCTGAGGAGACAAGAGCGTGTGGAGGTTCATCACAACACTCTTGTAAATAGCCTGACCCTACAAGGGGGGGTCTGGGAG atcaAACTGGAAGATGGATCCACGTTAAAAGCTGATCATTTGATTTCCACCCTACCCGCATCAG TCTTGGCATCAGTGCTGCCCCCTACTGCTCAACCCCTGACAGAACAGCTGCGATCCATTGCCTCTGCCACTGTTGCCGTGGTGAATTTGGAGTATGAAGGTTTCGTTCTTCCTGTTACA GGCTTTGGACACTTGGTGCCTTCTTCAGAAGATCCCGGTCTGTTAGGGGTCGTATATGACTCGGTTTCCTTTCCGCAGCACAATCGAAATGGAGGAGCGACCACCAGACTGACG gtgaTGATGGGTGGTGCCTGGTTCGAGCAGGCATTTGGAAATTTACATGAAGTGACCCAACAGACAGTCTTGGATCGGGCCACCGCGGCGGTAGCCTCTCATCTGGGCGTCACGTCCCCACCTGTGTGGAGCCTGGTTTCTATACTGAAG GACTGCATTCCCCAGTATCATTTAGGACACTGGAAACGACTTG AAAAGATGAGGCAATACATCAGCAAGAACAATCTGCCCCTTACACTGGCAGGAGCTTCCTATGACGGTGTCTCTGTCAATGATGTTATATTCAGTGGGCGAACAGCTGCTGAGGGTCTCGTCGGAAAAATCTGA